A genomic region of Halogeometricum rufum contains the following coding sequences:
- a CDS encoding alpha-1 4-glucan-protein synthase, with the protein MSQDICVVVPTIREYECMRAYFENAREHGFDLDRLFVLLVTEDFCDTEAMEAMLEDEGVAGAVYDGSAREEWFERRGLESYTHLIPAASHAQTSFGLLYMWANPRFERGVFIDDDTLPHDEWDFFGRHLDNLDYEGELESVRSDERWVNVLYQNAEKHGLYPRGYPYSAMDESVETQTRPVENVVASQGLWTNVPDLDAVRILMDGDLEGQAQTRTEKSDFTGDFVADVGQYLTVCSMNLAFEREVIPAFYQLPMDDNEWDVGRFDDIWSGVFLKRAADLLDGEVLTGYPLCEHNKAPRPTFDDLNNEVPGLELNEHVWEVVDDAGADATTWTEAAETMADALADGDFADWNNGAFLNHCGEYWRDWLACLDDIEAGAEAEAVSVAADD; encoded by the coding sequence ATGAGTCAGGACATCTGCGTCGTCGTTCCGACGATTCGGGAGTACGAGTGCATGCGAGCGTACTTCGAGAACGCCCGCGAGCACGGTTTCGACCTCGACAGACTGTTCGTCCTCCTCGTGACCGAGGACTTCTGCGACACCGAGGCGATGGAGGCGATGCTCGAAGACGAGGGCGTCGCGGGCGCGGTGTACGACGGGTCGGCGCGCGAGGAGTGGTTCGAGCGACGCGGACTGGAGTCGTACACGCACCTGATTCCGGCGGCGTCGCACGCGCAGACGAGTTTCGGCCTCCTCTACATGTGGGCGAACCCCCGCTTCGAGCGCGGCGTGTTCATCGACGACGACACCCTGCCGCACGACGAGTGGGACTTCTTCGGCCGCCACCTCGACAACCTCGACTACGAGGGCGAACTGGAGTCGGTGCGCTCGGACGAACGCTGGGTGAACGTGCTCTACCAGAACGCCGAGAAGCACGGTCTGTACCCCCGCGGATACCCCTACTCCGCGATGGACGAGTCGGTGGAGACGCAGACCCGACCGGTGGAGAACGTCGTCGCCTCGCAGGGCCTGTGGACGAACGTGCCGGACCTCGACGCCGTCCGCATCCTCATGGACGGCGACCTGGAGGGGCAGGCGCAGACGCGGACGGAGAAGTCCGACTTCACCGGCGACTTCGTCGCCGACGTCGGCCAATATCTCACCGTCTGTTCGATGAACCTCGCCTTCGAACGGGAGGTGATTCCGGCGTTCTACCAACTGCCGATGGACGACAACGAGTGGGACGTGGGCCGGTTCGACGACATCTGGTCGGGCGTCTTCCTCAAGCGCGCGGCGGACCTCCTCGACGGCGAGGTGCTGACGGGTTACCCCCTCTGCGAACACAACAAGGCCCCGCGGCCGACGTTCGACGACCTGAACAACGAGGTGCCCGGACTCGAACTGAACGAACACGTCTGGGAAGTCGTCGACGACGCCGGCGCGGACGCGACGACGTGGACGGAGGCGGCCGAGACGATGGCCGACGCCCTCGCCGACGGCGACTTCGCCGACTGGAACAACGGCGCGTTCCTGAACCACTGCGGGGAGTACTGGCGCGACTGGTTGGCCTGTCTGGACGACATCGAGGCGGGTGCCGAGGCGGAGGCCGTCTCCGTCGCCGCGGACGACTGA
- a CDS encoding DEAD/DEAH box helicase, with protein MDELVAWLRDRPYYEGQIRDHRRVPARDPEFADVTLESRLESALADRGIDRLYRHQAEAIDAVRDGDSVVLATRTASGKSLAYTVPAFERAMDHGGRTLYLGPQNALVADQEETLSDLARGLGFGSRVSVAQYTGRLSKSEKRDVRDRRPTVLLSNPDMLHYALLPHAHRLWEWFFSSLETVVIDEVHGYRGVFGSHVALTLRRLNRVCERFGSDPQYVCCSATIGNPVEHAARITGKSESSFRLVDEDASGTGATHWMLWNPPEYEGDRGGSGRRRSSHVETKRLFVDLLSRGHQTLAFTRARQAAERYATESAEELRERGRSEAAAGVAAYQAALKHERRREIESGLHDGSVTGVWSTNALELGVDVGGLDAVVMDGYPGTRMSTFQQAGRAGRGDDDALVVLVGGEDQLDQYLLRHPEEFWEGDPERAVCNPVNEELLPDHVASAAAENWLKPDDDRHFGETTPEVVSDLEAAGRLERRDTARGVRWTHSGGGSPQHEMSLRTIESREVDLLDGRSNDVVASLSFGDALRDAHPGAIYHHQGQSYEVTELDLNRDTAVLQPTWADYYTRVLHEKEITVEADLRSKPLSARPDTEVRFAEVTMRKRITGFERRDPKRGEAIGRESLDLPETTLRTKALYYTVPEDVERRMRAIGDAERGDGLGQYDLSGGDYGFNGGIHAAEHGMISLFPLSFLCDRGDVGGLSTPHHPHTDQSTVFVYDGYPGGVGLTESGYGEVETLLRRTHGLIRDCDCEDGCPACVQSPQCGNANDPLSKDEAVYLLAALTGRTGR; from the coding sequence GTGGACGAACTCGTCGCGTGGCTTCGGGACCGGCCGTACTACGAGGGACAGATACGCGACCACCGGCGGGTCCCGGCGCGCGACCCCGAGTTCGCGGACGTGACGCTCGAATCGCGCCTCGAATCCGCGCTCGCGGACCGCGGCATCGACCGACTCTACCGCCACCAGGCCGAGGCCATCGACGCCGTCCGCGACGGCGACAGCGTCGTCCTCGCCACGCGGACGGCCAGCGGAAAGAGCCTCGCCTACACGGTGCCGGCGTTCGAGCGAGCGATGGACCACGGCGGACGCACCCTCTACCTCGGTCCGCAGAACGCCCTCGTCGCCGACCAGGAGGAGACGCTGTCGGACCTCGCCCGCGGCCTCGGCTTCGGCAGTCGCGTCTCCGTCGCGCAGTACACGGGTCGGCTCTCGAAGAGCGAGAAACGGGACGTGCGCGACCGGCGCCCGACGGTCCTCCTCTCGAACCCCGACATGCTGCACTACGCCCTCCTGCCGCACGCGCACCGCCTCTGGGAGTGGTTCTTCTCCTCGCTGGAGACGGTGGTGATAGACGAGGTGCACGGCTACCGCGGCGTGTTCGGCAGTCACGTCGCCCTCACGCTCCGCCGCCTGAACCGCGTCTGCGAGCGCTTCGGGTCGGACCCGCAGTACGTCTGCTGCTCGGCGACCATCGGCAACCCCGTCGAACACGCCGCGCGCATCACCGGGAAGTCCGAGTCGTCGTTCCGCCTCGTGGACGAGGACGCCAGCGGAACGGGCGCGACCCACTGGATGCTGTGGAACCCGCCCGAGTACGAGGGCGACCGGGGCGGGAGCGGTCGTCGCCGGTCGAGCCACGTCGAGACGAAGCGACTGTTCGTGGACCTGCTCTCGCGAGGCCACCAGACGCTGGCGTTCACGCGCGCCAGACAGGCCGCCGAGCGCTACGCCACCGAGAGCGCCGAGGAACTCCGAGAGCGCGGTCGGAGCGAGGCGGCCGCGGGCGTCGCCGCCTATCAGGCCGCGCTGAAACACGAGCGGCGGCGGGAGATAGAGAGCGGCCTCCACGACGGCAGCGTCACCGGCGTCTGGTCCACGAACGCGCTCGAACTCGGCGTGGACGTGGGCGGACTGGACGCCGTCGTGATGGACGGCTACCCCGGCACGCGGATGTCGACGTTCCAGCAGGCGGGGCGCGCGGGCCGCGGCGACGACGACGCCCTCGTCGTCCTCGTCGGCGGCGAGGACCAACTCGACCAGTACCTGCTGCGTCACCCCGAGGAGTTCTGGGAGGGGGACCCCGAGCGCGCCGTCTGCAACCCCGTGAACGAGGAACTGCTCCCGGACCACGTCGCCAGCGCCGCCGCCGAGAATTGGCTGAAGCCCGACGACGACAGGCACTTCGGGGAGACGACGCCAGAGGTGGTGTCGGACCTCGAGGCGGCCGGCCGACTCGAACGCCGCGACACCGCACGGGGCGTCCGGTGGACCCACTCGGGCGGCGGCAGCCCGCAACACGAGATGAGCCTGCGCACCATCGAGAGCCGGGAGGTGGACCTGCTGGACGGCCGGTCGAACGACGTCGTCGCGTCGCTGTCGTTCGGCGACGCCCTGCGGGACGCCCACCCCGGCGCGATATACCACCATCAGGGCCAGTCCTACGAGGTGACGGAACTCGACCTGAACCGCGACACGGCCGTCCTCCAGCCGACGTGGGCGGACTACTACACGCGCGTCCTGCACGAGAAGGAGATAACCGTCGAGGCGGACCTGCGGTCGAAACCGCTGTCGGCCCGGCCCGACACCGAGGTCAGGTTCGCCGAGGTGACGATGCGCAAGCGAATCACCGGGTTCGAGCGCCGCGACCCGAAGCGCGGCGAGGCCATCGGCCGCGAGTCGCTGGACCTGCCGGAGACGACGCTCCGGACGAAGGCGCTCTACTACACCGTCCCCGAGGACGTCGAACGGCGGATGCGCGCCATCGGCGACGCCGAACGCGGGGACGGACTGGGCCAGTACGACCTCTCGGGCGGCGACTACGGCTTCAACGGCGGCATCCACGCCGCCGAACACGGGATGATTTCGCTGTTCCCCCTCTCATTTCTCTGCGACCGGGGCGACGTCGGCGGCCTGTCGACGCCGCACCACCCGCACACCGACCAGTCGACCGTCTTCGTGTACGACGGCTACCCCGGCGGCGTCGGACTGACCGAGAGCGGGTACGGCGAGGTGGAGACGCTCCTGCGCCGGACGCACGGGCTGATTCGGGACTGCGACTGCGAGGACGGCTGTCCGGCGTGCGTCCAGTCGCCGCAGTGCGGCAACGCGAACGACCCGCTGTCGAAGGACGAGGCGGTCTACCTGCTGGCCGCGTTGACCGGGCGGACGGGCAGGTAG
- a CDS encoding pyridoxal phosphate-dependent aminotransferase, protein MFPPLPYLEWISGRVDAAEYDLGSSDLRTDLNESAIVPDRLAGLPDPPDDVTLRSQLADEYDVDPTNVLVTAGATHANFLAESAALAVATDGDDTQPQTLVEKPGYQPLVATPGALGARVDRYLRPESEGYALSPRRVTAAAREDFALAVASNRHNPSGRLTTRESLSATAEACREAGGYLLVDEVYAPFVADSRGDTAFGGVTGAGLPHTVVTGSLTKFYGLGGLRIGWLVGPDEVLDAARDAAFHVPTVAEPSRALARRALHNREELSASAREHLRANHELLAAFVADHEVLSGTVHPDSTFAFLSHEAVSGDELVAAAWEEGVLVVPGRFFDDDDGFRVALGRDPDHVAAALDVLGDVVESVSARAEA, encoded by the coding sequence ATGTTTCCGCCGCTTCCCTATCTGGAGTGGATATCCGGCCGGGTCGACGCCGCCGAGTACGACCTCGGGTCGAGCGACCTCCGAACCGACCTGAACGAGTCCGCCATCGTCCCCGACCGACTGGCCGGCCTCCCGGACCCCCCGGACGACGTGACGCTCCGGTCGCAACTCGCCGACGAGTACGACGTCGACCCCACGAACGTCCTCGTCACGGCGGGGGCGACGCACGCGAACTTCCTCGCCGAGTCGGCCGCCCTCGCCGTCGCCACGGACGGCGACGACACCCAACCGCAGACGCTGGTCGAGAAACCCGGCTACCAACCGCTGGTGGCCACGCCCGGCGCCCTCGGCGCCCGCGTCGACCGCTACCTCCGCCCGGAGAGCGAAGGCTACGCCCTCTCGCCGCGCCGCGTCACCGCCGCCGCGCGGGAGGACTTCGCCCTCGCCGTCGCGTCGAACCGGCACAACCCGTCGGGCCGCCTGACCACCCGCGAGTCGCTCTCGGCGACGGCGGAGGCGTGCCGGGAGGCCGGGGGCTACCTCCTCGTGGACGAGGTGTACGCGCCGTTCGTCGCCGACAGCAGGGGGGATACCGCCTTCGGCGGCGTCACCGGTGCCGGCCTCCCGCACACCGTCGTCACCGGGTCGTTGACCAAGTTCTACGGACTCGGCGGCCTCAGAATCGGGTGGCTCGTCGGGCCCGACGAGGTGTTGGACGCCGCGCGCGACGCGGCGTTCCACGTCCCGACGGTCGCCGAACCCAGTCGCGCCCTCGCCCGCCGGGCCCTCCACAACCGCGAGGAACTGTCGGCGTCTGCCCGCGAACACCTCCGGGCGAACCACGAACTCCTCGCGGCGTTCGTCGCCGACCACGAGGTGCTCTCCGGGACGGTCCATCCGGACAGCACGTTCGCCTTCCTCTCGCACGAGGCCGTCTCGGGCGACGAACTCGTCGCGGCGGCGTGGGAGGAGGGCGTCCTGGTCGTCCCCGGTCGGTTCTTCGACGACGACGACGGCTTCCGCGTCGCCCTCGGCCGCGACCCCGACCACGTCGCGGCGGCCCTCGACGTCCTCGGCGACGTGGTCGAGTCGGTGTCCGCCCGCGCCGAGGCGTGA
- a CDS encoding HPP family protein yields the protein MSRPLTVGVRASLLLTAAGATAWVTGVPALFPSLGPSAFVLAFRDRGPTPRAVLGGHAVGVVCGLLSYAAVSTLFAVPATPLDFGTPWLVLSGIAAVGLTSSGMLAVDAVHPPACATTLIVALGLMSALWEAALVLPAVGSLLVVDAALARYLPVRPVNAASR from the coding sequence GTGTCGCGTCCACTCACCGTCGGCGTCCGGGCCTCGCTGCTTCTGACCGCGGCGGGAGCGACGGCGTGGGTGACGGGCGTCCCCGCGCTGTTCCCCAGTCTCGGTCCGTCGGCGTTCGTCCTCGCGTTCCGGGACCGCGGCCCGACGCCGCGGGCGGTGCTCGGCGGTCACGCCGTCGGCGTCGTCTGCGGCCTCCTCTCGTACGCCGCCGTCTCGACGCTGTTCGCCGTCCCGGCGACGCCGCTGGACTTCGGGACGCCGTGGCTGGTCCTCAGCGGTATCGCCGCCGTGGGGCTGACGAGTTCGGGGATGCTCGCCGTCGACGCCGTCCACCCGCCCGCGTGCGCGACGACGCTCATCGTCGCCCTCGGGTTGATGTCCGCGCTGTGGGAGGCGGCGCTGGTGCTCCCGGCGGTGGGGTCGCTGCTGGTCGTCGACGCCGCACTCGCCCGCTACCTGCCCGTCCGCCCGGTCAACGCGGCCAGCAGGTAG
- a CDS encoding extracellular solute-binding protein — MDEQDGEPRGRSRRRFLEAAAAVGITGVAGCNGLTGSGTETGTGTATEAAGTGTGTAAGSAPEQIGSGRSPFGGRDLSDAVSMQEMPDLEGELTLYSGRGEALVGELIGYIEDLYPDFTVRPLYNSAAELVNQIVTEGQNSPADVFYSVNAGSLGALKQRDRTQALPQEVLEFVPQNFYDPDGMWVGTSGRARSIPYNTNTFSESDIPDGIMSFPDQSRFQDELGWAPTYSSFQAFVTAMRILEGEEATRQWLNGVQELGVSQYADEFQVARAVADGEISAGFTNHYYIQRVLARRGLGAPLRTAFTEGDAGAIFNVAGACVMDTAEDASLASNFVRHLLSAEAQDYFARTTFEYPLVPEVEPIGRLPSIDELNPPEGLDLTQLADLEGTIRLLRETGIL; from the coding sequence ATGGACGAACAGGACGGTGAGCCTCGCGGCCGGAGTCGGCGACGATTCCTCGAAGCCGCCGCGGCCGTGGGTATCACCGGTGTTGCGGGTTGTAACGGACTGACAGGTAGCGGAACGGAGACGGGGACGGGCACCGCCACCGAAGCGGCGGGCACCGGCACCGGAACGGCGGCCGGGTCGGCCCCCGAACAGATCGGCTCCGGCCGGTCGCCGTTCGGCGGCCGCGACCTCTCCGACGCCGTCTCGATGCAGGAGATGCCCGACCTCGAGGGCGAACTCACGCTGTACTCCGGCCGCGGGGAGGCACTCGTCGGCGAACTCATCGGCTACATCGAGGACCTCTATCCGGACTTCACCGTCCGGCCCCTCTACAACTCCGCCGCCGAACTCGTCAACCAGATAGTCACGGAGGGGCAGAACAGTCCCGCGGACGTGTTCTACTCGGTCAACGCCGGGTCGCTGGGCGCGCTGAAACAGCGCGACCGGACGCAAGCGCTCCCGCAGGAGGTGCTGGAGTTCGTCCCGCAGAACTTCTACGACCCCGACGGCATGTGGGTCGGCACCTCCGGCCGCGCCCGGTCGATACCGTACAACACGAACACGTTCTCGGAGTCGGACATCCCGGACGGCATCATGTCGTTCCCCGACCAGTCGCGCTTCCAGGACGAACTCGGCTGGGCGCCCACCTACTCGTCGTTCCAGGCGTTCGTCACGGCGATGCGCATCCTCGAGGGCGAGGAGGCGACCCGACAGTGGCTGAACGGCGTTCAGGAACTCGGCGTCAGCCAGTACGCCGACGAGTTCCAGGTCGCTCGCGCCGTCGCCGACGGCGAGATTTCGGCCGGGTTCACGAACCACTACTACATCCAGCGCGTGCTGGCGCGGCGCGGGCTGGGCGCACCGCTCAGGACCGCGTTCACGGAGGGCGACGCCGGCGCCATCTTCAACGTCGCCGGGGCGTGCGTGATGGACACCGCCGAAGACGCCTCGCTGGCGTCGAACTTCGTCCGCCACCTCCTTTCGGCGGAGGCGCAGGACTACTTCGCGCGAACGACGTTCGAGTACCCTCTCGTGCCCGAAGTCGAGCCCATCGGCCGCCTGCCGAGTATCGACGAGTTGAACCCGCCGGAGGGGTTAGACCTCACCCAACTGGCGGACCTCGAGGGGACTATCCGGCTCCTGCGTGAGACCGGTATCCTCTGA
- a CDS encoding DCC1-like thiol-disulfide oxidoreductase family protein, protein MPEYDAVLVYDGECPYCSIAARALRELDTVGAISWYDDAAQAFLERQFGETPFAMFLVDRRERRVYAGRSAAEELADRAGTPGIVSSLVRDNYERIAKAVGLASGRGRDPADYHDVYPLDDAAGDLFDELVDAAAERPEALS, encoded by the coding sequence ATGCCCGAGTACGACGCGGTTCTCGTGTACGACGGTGAGTGCCCGTACTGTTCTATCGCGGCGAGAGCCCTCCGGGAATTGGACACCGTGGGCGCCATCTCGTGGTACGACGACGCCGCGCAGGCGTTTCTCGAACGCCAGTTCGGCGAGACGCCGTTCGCCATGTTCCTCGTGGACCGCCGCGAGCGACGCGTCTACGCGGGGCGGTCCGCCGCCGAGGAACTCGCGGACCGGGCCGGCACGCCCGGCATCGTCAGTTCGCTCGTCCGCGACAACTACGAGCGAATCGCCAAGGCGGTCGGCCTCGCCAGCGGACGCGGCCGCGACCCGGCCGACTACCACGACGTGTATCCGCTGGACGACGCCGCCGGCGACCTGTTCGACGAACTCGTCGACGCCGCGGCCGAACGGCCCGAAGCCCTCTCGTAG
- a CDS encoding GIY-YIG nuclease family protein, with translation MVVVVDPAAVAAGADELEIGAGDAPPGTYALLFETPAATEISVGSLGSVAFPAGAYAYVGSAFGSNGLGRVARHCRVAAGDHDVRHWHVDYLGGHADVELVGIVAAPRRDVECAVATELGPESSPVRGFGASDCDCHAHLVRRADRQTLRSAVVNCFEGKELGEDPQ, from the coding sequence ATGGTCGTCGTCGTCGACCCGGCGGCCGTCGCCGCCGGCGCGGACGAACTCGAAATCGGCGCGGGCGACGCGCCGCCGGGCACCTACGCGCTCCTGTTCGAGACGCCCGCGGCGACGGAGATTTCCGTCGGGTCGCTCGGGTCCGTCGCCTTCCCGGCGGGGGCCTACGCCTACGTCGGAAGCGCCTTCGGGTCGAACGGCCTCGGACGCGTCGCCCGACACTGCCGCGTCGCCGCCGGCGACCACGACGTGCGCCACTGGCACGTCGACTACCTCGGCGGACACGCCGACGTGGAACTCGTCGGTATCGTCGCCGCGCCTCGCCGAGACGTCGAGTGCGCCGTCGCGACCGAACTCGGACCGGAGTCGTCGCCGGTTCGCGGGTTCGGCGCGTCGGACTGCGACTGCCACGCGCATCTCGTCCGTCGGGCGGATAGACAGACGCTCCGCTCTGCGGTGGTGAACTGTTTCGAAGGGAAAGAACTGGGGGAGGACCCCCAGTGA
- a CDS encoding FAD-binding and (Fe-S)-binding domain-containing protein has product MASNSREHTADPAVDGDANYDYASDDVARPALVSDLESLVDGDVRFDTYSRQLYATDASAYEQTPLGVVMPESTDDVVAVMEYCAEREIPVLPRGGGTSLAGQAVNEAVVLDLMKHMDGLRDVDPEAETATAQAGVRLGDLNAELEPHGLKFAPDPAWGDKSALGGAIGNNSTGAHSLKYGKTDYYLESVEVVLADGSVATFGEIAVETLRETGDPEGSLEERIYAEVARVLDEEADEIAERYPDLKRNVSGYNLDMLVDEMRGERRLPDDSGVDPDSEPGTVNLARLLAGSEGTLGIVTEATVSLEPVPNTAAVALLTYDDVLDAMEDVEPILEHGPAAVEVMDDVLLDLARQTPEFEEVVGMLPDGTDSVLLVEFYADDADHGRQQVADLIADRVPGGDSEADPTDGASATTEKPHTAVAAMEAYDADTRAKFWKMRKSGLPILLSRTTDDKHIAYIEDTAIPAANLPEFVADFQDILEDEGTFASYYAHAGPGVLHIRPLVNTKTVEGLETYEAIADRATDLVVKYGGSVSGEHGDGRARTQWNRKLYGDDLWATFRDLKTAFDPDWLLNPGNVCGYQDDEERPEDAGGATAHDMTEHLRFSPDYDFDAGFDPALNWENENGFQGMVELCHGCAGCRGPQETTGGVMCPTFRAEEEEMLSTRGRSNMLRQAMSGDLEPEAQFEDEFVEEVMDLCIGCKGCLKDCPSGVDMAKMKAEVTHEYHQRNGSSLRDRLFANIDSLSKLGSAFAPLSNLASKVPGARLAMEKTLGIAADRELPEFHRESFVDWFESRGRAGIPEAQAESKVLLFPDTYTNYNHPEAGKAAVRALEAAGVHVRIPDGVTGSGRPPHSKGFVDRAREQAAQNVEALAPLAAEDWDVVVVEPSDAVMFQHDYLDLLSGEDVETVAANTYGVMEYFDTFRLLERDVVETGGPSLSLTYHGHCHQKSTKKDHHAVGVLRRAGYRVEPLDSTCCGMAGSFGYEAEHYSMSKAIAQNLYDQVDAAGGDTVVAPGASCRSQLAEREGETEGEPPHPVEMLADAIA; this is encoded by the coding sequence ATGGCATCGAACTCTCGTGAACACACCGCCGACCCCGCCGTCGACGGCGACGCGAACTACGACTACGCCAGCGACGACGTGGCGCGTCCGGCACTGGTCTCGGACCTCGAATCGCTCGTCGACGGCGACGTGCGGTTCGACACGTACTCGCGTCAACTGTACGCGACGGACGCCTCGGCGTACGAACAGACGCCGCTCGGCGTCGTCATGCCGGAGTCGACGGACGACGTCGTCGCGGTGATGGAGTACTGCGCGGAGCGAGAGATTCCGGTCCTCCCCCGCGGCGGCGGGACGAGTCTCGCCGGACAGGCGGTCAACGAGGCCGTCGTACTCGACCTGATGAAGCACATGGACGGCCTCCGCGACGTGGACCCGGAGGCCGAGACGGCGACGGCGCAGGCGGGCGTCCGACTGGGCGACCTGAACGCCGAACTCGAACCGCACGGGCTGAAGTTCGCGCCCGACCCGGCGTGGGGCGACAAGTCGGCGCTCGGCGGCGCCATCGGCAACAACTCCACCGGCGCGCACTCGCTGAAGTACGGCAAGACCGACTACTACCTCGAGTCGGTCGAAGTCGTCCTCGCCGACGGATCGGTGGCGACGTTCGGCGAGATAGCGGTTGAGACGCTCCGTGAGACGGGCGACCCCGAGGGGTCGCTGGAGGAGCGAATCTACGCCGAAGTCGCGCGCGTCCTCGACGAGGAGGCCGACGAGATAGCCGAGCGCTACCCCGACCTGAAGCGCAACGTCTCGGGCTACAACCTCGACATGCTGGTGGACGAGATGCGCGGCGAACGCCGCCTGCCCGACGACTCGGGCGTCGACCCCGACAGCGAACCGGGGACGGTGAACCTCGCGCGACTCCTCGCCGGGTCGGAGGGGACGCTCGGCATCGTCACCGAGGCGACGGTGTCGCTGGAACCCGTCCCGAACACGGCCGCCGTCGCCCTCCTCACGTACGACGACGTGCTGGACGCGATGGAGGACGTGGAGCCCATCCTCGAACACGGCCCGGCCGCGGTCGAGGTGATGGACGACGTGTTGCTCGACTTGGCCCGGCAGACGCCGGAGTTCGAGGAGGTGGTCGGGATGCTCCCCGACGGAACGGACTCGGTCCTCCTCGTGGAGTTCTACGCCGACGACGCCGACCACGGCCGCCAGCAGGTGGCCGACCTCATCGCCGACCGCGTCCCGGGCGGCGACAGCGAGGCCGACCCCACGGACGGGGCGTCGGCGACGACGGAGAAACCGCACACCGCCGTCGCCGCGATGGAGGCGTACGACGCCGACACGCGCGCGAAGTTCTGGAAGATGCGCAAGTCCGGGCTGCCCATCCTCCTCTCGCGGACGACCGACGACAAGCACATCGCCTACATCGAGGACACGGCCATCCCGGCGGCGAACCTCCCGGAGTTCGTCGCGGACTTCCAGGACATCCTGGAGGACGAGGGCACGTTCGCCTCCTACTACGCTCACGCCGGCCCGGGCGTCCTGCACATCCGCCCGCTGGTGAACACGAAGACGGTGGAGGGGTTGGAGACGTACGAGGCCATCGCCGACCGAGCGACGGACCTCGTGGTGAAGTACGGCGGTAGCGTCTCGGGCGAACACGGCGACGGCCGCGCCCGAACCCAGTGGAACCGAAAGCTGTACGGCGACGACCTGTGGGCGACGTTCCGCGACCTGAAGACGGCGTTCGACCCCGACTGGCTCCTGAACCCGGGGAACGTCTGCGGCTATCAGGACGACGAGGAACGCCCCGAGGACGCCGGCGGGGCGACGGCGCACGACATGACCGAGCACCTGCGGTTCTCGCCCGACTACGACTTCGACGCCGGGTTCGACCCCGCGCTGAACTGGGAGAACGAGAACGGCTTCCAGGGGATGGTCGAACTCTGTCACGGCTGTGCGGGCTGTCGCGGCCCGCAGGAGACGACGGGCGGCGTGATGTGCCCGACGTTCCGCGCCGAGGAGGAGGAGATGCTCTCGACGCGCGGGCGGTCGAACATGCTCCGGCAGGCGATGAGCGGCGACCTGGAGCCCGAAGCGCAGTTCGAAGACGAGTTCGTCGAGGAGGTGATGGACCTCTGTATCGGCTGTAAGGGCTGTCTGAAGGACTGTCCCAGCGGGGTCGACATGGCGAAGATGAAGGCGGAGGTGACCCACGAGTACCACCAGCGGAACGGGTCGAGCCTCCGCGACAGGCTGTTCGCCAACATCGACTCGCTGTCGAAACTCGGGAGCGCGTTCGCCCCGCTCTCGAACCTCGCCTCGAAGGTGCCCGGCGCGCGCCTCGCCATGGAGAAGACGCTGGGCATCGCCGCCGACCGGGAGTTACCCGAGTTCCACCGCGAGTCGTTCGTCGACTGGTTCGAGTCGCGCGGCCGGGCGGGCATCCCGGAGGCGCAGGCGGAGTCGAAGGTGCTGCTGTTCCCCGACACGTACACGAACTACAACCACCCCGAGGCGGGGAAGGCCGCCGTCCGCGCCCTCGAAGCCGCGGGCGTCCACGTGCGCATCCCCGACGGCGTCACCGGGTCGGGCCGACCGCCGCACTCGAAGGGGTTCGTCGACCGCGCCCGCGAACAGGCGGCCCAGAACGTCGAAGCGCTCGCCCCTCTCGCCGCCGAGGACTGGGACGTGGTCGTCGTCGAACCGTCCGACGCGGTGATGTTCCAGCACGACTACCTGGACCTCCTGTCCGGCGAGGACGTGGAGACGGTGGCGGCGAACACGTACGGCGTGATGGAGTACTTCGACACGTTCCGACTGCTCGAACGCGACGTGGTGGAGACCGGCGGACCGTCGCTGTCGCTGACGTACCACGGCCACTGCCACCAGAAGTCCACGAAGAAGGACCACCACGCCGTCGGCGTCCTGCGCCGGGCGGGCTACCGCGTCGAGCCACTCGACTCCACGTGCTGCGGGATGGCGGGGTCGTTCGGCTACGAGGCCGAACACTACTCGATGTCGAAGGCCATCGCCCAGAACCTCTACGACCAGGTGGACGCCGCCGGCGGCGACACGGTGGTCGCCCCCGGCGCGTCCTGCCGGTCGCAACTCGCAGAGAGAGAGGGCGAGACGGAGGGCGAACCGCCGCACCCCGTCGAGATGCTCGCCGACGCCATCGCCTGA